The Pseudomonas baetica genome includes a region encoding these proteins:
- the gudD gene encoding glucarate dehydratase translates to MHANDTAKAPIITAMHVIPVAGHDGMLLNLSGAHGPFFTRNIVILKDNAGHTGVGEVPGGERIRQTLEDARSLVIGSAIGTYQKILNQVRQTFADRDAGGRGLQTFDLRITIHAVTGLEAALLDLLGQHLDVPVAALLGEGQQRDEVKMLGYLFYVGDQRETDLAYRSEPDAENDWFRVRHEKAMSAESVVRLAEAAHAKYGFKDFKLKGGVLSGDAEIEAVTALAERFPDARITLDPNGAWSLKEAIRLCRDQHHVLAYAEDPCGAENGYSGREVMAEFRRATGLKTATNMIATDWREMGHAIQLQSVDIPLADPHFWTMQGSVRVAQMCHEWGLTWGSHSNNHFDISLAMFTHVAAAAPGDITAIDTHWIWQDGQRLTKAPLQIVDGCVQVPKKPGLGVELDMDQVAKAHELYKGMGLGARDDSVAMQFLIPGWTFDNKRPCLVR, encoded by the coding sequence TCACGCGCAATATCGTCATCCTCAAGGACAACGCCGGCCACACCGGTGTCGGTGAGGTGCCCGGCGGCGAACGCATTCGCCAGACCCTGGAAGATGCACGCAGTCTGGTGATCGGCAGCGCGATCGGCACGTATCAGAAGATCCTCAATCAGGTGCGCCAGACCTTCGCCGACCGCGATGCCGGCGGTCGTGGCCTGCAAACCTTCGACCTGCGCATCACCATTCACGCGGTCACCGGTCTGGAAGCCGCCCTGCTCGATCTGCTCGGCCAGCACCTCGACGTGCCAGTCGCGGCGCTGCTCGGCGAAGGACAGCAACGCGATGAAGTGAAGATGCTCGGCTATCTGTTCTACGTCGGCGACCAACGCGAAACCGACCTCGCCTATCGCAGCGAACCGGACGCCGAAAATGACTGGTTTCGCGTGCGTCACGAAAAGGCCATGAGCGCCGAATCGGTGGTGCGCCTCGCCGAAGCCGCTCACGCCAAATACGGCTTCAAGGACTTCAAACTCAAAGGCGGCGTGCTCAGCGGCGATGCAGAAATCGAAGCGGTGACGGCCTTGGCCGAACGCTTCCCTGATGCACGCATCACCCTCGACCCGAATGGCGCATGGTCACTGAAAGAAGCGATCCGTTTGTGCCGCGATCAGCATCACGTTCTGGCTTACGCGGAAGATCCGTGCGGGGCTGAAAACGGTTATTCTGGCCGTGAAGTCATGGCCGAATTCCGCCGTGCCACCGGGCTGAAAACCGCCACCAACATGATCGCCACCGACTGGCGCGAGATGGGCCACGCGATCCAGTTGCAATCAGTGGACATCCCGCTGGCCGATCCGCACTTCTGGACCATGCAAGGTTCGGTGCGCGTGGCGCAGATGTGCCATGAGTGGGGGCTGACCTGGGGCTCGCATTCCAACAATCACTTCGATATTTCCCTGGCCATGTTCACCCACGTCGCCGCCGCTGCCCCCGGCGACATCACCGCCATCGACACCCACTGGATCTGGCAGGACGGCCAGCGCCTGACCAAGGCACCGCTGCAAATCGTCGACGGCTGCGTGCAGGTGCCGAAGAAACCGGGGCTGGGTGTCGAGTTGGACATGGATCAGGTGGCCAAGGCTCACGAACTCTATAAAGGCATGGGCCTGGGCGCGCGGGATGACAGCGTGGCGATGCAGTTTCTGATTCCGGGGTGGACGTTCGATAACAAGCGGCCGTGTCTGGTGCGCTGA